The proteins below come from a single Candidatus Acetothermia bacterium genomic window:
- a CDS encoding DUF362 domain-containing protein, producing MVATVYLQAGVGERAAGVRGVLADLLAHADLAGLVRGEQVLVKPNCVSSTRQLAATHADALAPVLAALALLGPRRIILGEGSAEDTRRAFKGFGYTALTRRYGVELLDLNRDRSVALPIYDERGQAHPVRVAKTALDSVRVSVALPKTHDTVIVTASFKNMVVGCIQKPDKAKIHRGYRAINVNLALLGRALRPHLAVIDGFVGMEGDGPVDGEPVDHRVAFAGTDPVAVDAVAADLMGFAPGEIGYLVHAARLGLGEVDLGRITVQGADLAAARRRYRPHRTYGEQRTWDVAGTPLAVVLDQSAAATGS from the coding sequence ATGGTGGCCACGGTCTACCTCCAAGCCGGGGTCGGGGAGCGGGCGGCGGGGGTTCGGGGGGTCCTCGCCGATCTCCTCGCCCACGCGGACCTGGCTGGTCTGGTCCGCGGGGAGCAGGTCCTGGTCAAGCCGAACTGCGTCTCCTCCACCCGGCAATTGGCCGCAACCCACGCCGATGCCCTCGCCCCGGTGCTGGCCGCCCTCGCCCTGCTCGGCCCACGGCGGATCATCCTCGGTGAGGGGTCGGCGGAGGACACCCGGCGCGCGTTCAAAGGCTTCGGGTACACCGCGCTCACCCGGCGCTACGGGGTCGAGCTTCTGGACTTGAACCGTGACCGCTCTGTCGCTCTTCCCATCTACGACGAGCGCGGGCAGGCGCACCCGGTGCGGGTGGCCAAGACCGCCCTCGACTCGGTGCGGGTGTCGGTGGCCCTCCCCAAGACCCACGACACGGTGATCGTCACCGCCTCCTTCAAGAACATGGTGGTGGGTTGCATCCAGAAGCCGGACAAGGCCAAGATCCACCGCGGGTACCGGGCGATCAACGTGAACCTGGCCCTGCTCGGCCGGGCCCTCCGCCCACACCTCGCGGTGATCGACGGGTTCGTGGGGATGGAGGGGGATGGGCCGGTGGACGGGGAGCCGGTGGACCATCGGGTCGCCTTCGCGGGGACGGACCCGGTGGCGGTGGACGCGGTGGCGGCTGACCTGATGGGCTTTGCTCCTGGGGAGATCGGGTACCTCGTCCATGCCGCCCGGCTCGGGCTTGGAGAGGTGGACCTGGGGCGGATCACCGTCCAGGGCGCGGACCTCGCCGCCGCGCGGCGGCGGTACCGTCCCCACCGGACCTACGGCGAGCAACGCACCTGGGACGTGGCCGGCACGCCGCTCGCCGTCGTCCTGGACCAGAGCGCAGCCGCGACCGGGTCCTAA
- a CDS encoding alpha/beta hydrolase gives MEPWKWIALAALMLVIGFLVIERPPPAVVEVSFSHDDATLAGTLTLPAGDGPHPAVILISGSGPQNRDEEIPGVPGYLPFRWIADHLARRGVAVLRYDDRGVGDSTGDHATATTADFADDAEAAFKYLQGRKEIDPNQVGFLGHSEGATVAAMVAARNPDVAFVIAMAGPAVNGYALILKQVERLARVGGASDDQVAEALRQQRTVLDLAQAQDWEALEGYLHSLITAQLQGLPDRHKAALGDLEAIARQRVAPQMAAFRSPWYQFFLNHDPARDWEQVTVPVLALFGKRDVQVDVDQNRPPLEAALARAGNPDVTVVVFPTANHLFQSATTGGLDEYAVLAKEFVPGFLNTISDWLLARVRTR, from the coding sequence ATGGAACCTTGGAAGTGGATCGCGCTTGCGGCCTTGATGCTGGTCATCGGGTTTCTCGTGATCGAGCGGCCACCCCCGGCCGTGGTCGAGGTGTCCTTCTCCCATGACGACGCCACCCTGGCCGGGACGTTGACCCTGCCCGCCGGGGACGGGCCGCATCCGGCGGTGATCCTGATCTCCGGGAGCGGTCCCCAGAACCGGGACGAGGAGATCCCCGGGGTCCCCGGATACCTACCGTTCCGGTGGATCGCCGATCACCTCGCCCGCCGCGGCGTGGCCGTGCTGCGCTACGACGACCGCGGCGTGGGGGACTCCACCGGCGACCACGCCACGGCCACGACTGCAGATTTTGCCGACGACGCCGAGGCCGCGTTCAAGTACTTGCAGGGGCGAAAGGAGATCGACCCCAACCAGGTCGGGTTCCTCGGCCACAGCGAGGGGGCGACGGTCGCCGCCATGGTCGCGGCGCGGAACCCCGACGTGGCGTTCGTGATCGCCATGGCCGGCCCGGCGGTGAACGGGTACGCGCTCATCCTCAAGCAGGTGGAGCGCCTGGCGCGGGTGGGTGGGGCGAGCGACGACCAGGTGGCCGAGGCGCTCCGGCAGCAGCGCACCGTCCTCGACCTGGCGCAGGCCCAGGACTGGGAGGCGCTGGAGGGCTACCTCCATAGCCTCATCACGGCCCAGCTCCAAGGGTTGCCCGACCGGCACAAGGCGGCCCTGGGCGACCTCGAGGCCATCGCTCGACAGCGGGTCGCCCCGCAGATGGCGGCGTTTCGCAGCCCGTGGTACCAGTTCTTCCTGAACCACGACCCGGCGCGGGATTGGGAGCAGGTCACGGTCCCCGTCCTGGCCCTGTTCGGCAAGCGCGACGTCCAGGTGGACGTGGATCAGAACCGCCCTCCCCTGGAGGCGGCGCTGGCCCGGGCGGGGAACCCCGACGTGACGGTGGTCGTGTTTCCCACCGCCAACCACTTATTTCAAAGCGCGACGACGGGCGGCCTGGACGAATACGCCGTCCTGGCCAAGGAGTTCGTACCCGGATTCCTGAACACGATCAGCGACTGGCTGCTCGCTCGGGTGCGGACCCGATGA
- the pstC gene encoding phosphate ABC transporter permease subunit PstC, whose amino-acid sequence MTGNHRRTPAVAPWAGRSWGRAREWIARGITWGCASVSLLALGLITVYLFREGVPVFRTVGPIAFLGGKAWFPTSDPPSLGILPMILGSGLVTMVALVVAVPFGVATALFIGAVVPPAWRNPLKVAVELLAGIPSVVYGFFGLVIVVPWLQAAFALPTGQTALTAALLLGVMALPTVASLTEDAVAAVPNAWREAAFALGATHWQTMRTVVVPAARSGLLAGVLLGMGRAVGETMTVLMVSGNSPRFPPSLTSPTRTLTATIALEMAETPVGNPHYHALFAVGAVLFLFTLLLNVVGDMVGRRIGRHG is encoded by the coding sequence ATGACGGGAAACCATCGTCGAACGCCGGCCGTCGCCCCTTGGGCGGGGCGGAGCTGGGGACGGGCCAGGGAGTGGATCGCGCGCGGGATCACGTGGGGGTGTGCGAGCGTCTCCCTCCTCGCGTTAGGGCTGATCACCGTCTACCTCTTCCGCGAGGGGGTCCCCGTGTTCCGCACCGTCGGTCCCATCGCGTTCCTCGGGGGAAAGGCGTGGTTTCCCACGAGCGACCCCCCCTCCCTGGGGATCCTGCCCATGATCCTGGGGTCGGGCCTGGTCACGATGGTGGCCCTCGTGGTGGCGGTGCCGTTCGGGGTGGCCACCGCCCTGTTCATCGGCGCGGTCGTCCCTCCGGCGTGGCGCAACCCCCTCAAGGTGGCGGTGGAGCTCCTGGCCGGCATCCCGTCCGTGGTGTACGGGTTCTTCGGGTTGGTGATCGTGGTGCCGTGGCTCCAGGCCGCTTTCGCTCTCCCCACCGGGCAGACCGCCCTCACCGCGGCGCTCCTCTTGGGGGTGATGGCCTTGCCCACCGTGGCCAGCCTCACCGAGGACGCGGTGGCCGCGGTGCCGAACGCGTGGCGGGAGGCGGCGTTCGCCCTCGGGGCCACCCACTGGCAGACGATGCGCACCGTGGTCGTCCCGGCGGCGCGATCCGGGCTCTTGGCCGGCGTGCTCCTGGGGATGGGGCGGGCGGTGGGAGAGACGATGACCGTGCTCATGGTATCCGGCAACTCCCCCCGATTCCCGCCTTCGCTCACCTCGCCCACCCGGACCCTCACCGCGACCATCGCCCTGGAGATGGCGGAGACCCCGGTGGGGAACCCTCACTACCACGCCCTGTTCGCCGTGGGCGCGGTGCTGTTCCTGTTCACGCTTCTCCTCAACGTGGTAGGGGACATGGTGGGCCGTCGCATCGGGAGGCACGGATGA
- a CDS encoding AbrB/MazE/SpoVT family DNA-binding domain-containing protein gives MVYRRKVQVTGGGTFLVTLPKEWADAMGIAQGSTVLLVPNDSGALLLVPAGTREKNRCAIPMNGREPVHLQRDIIARYIAGYDVIEVIGDRIRPEERRMVREIAQSLVGLEVLGETQGAVVLHSVVNVRDFPVDQTIRRIFAITLAMWDDAVAACTARDEELARDVAERDGDVDRLVLLVARQFGLLLRDLLVEEELKLSRFQFHHYQAVADQLERVADHAVKVSRAALSLAAELLPAVGDRVRQAAAASREILTGAVRAFEGRDVPLANRVLAEKERKDTLAGWAQAAIREQPENAHPISIVMDSLLRSREYGFNIAEIAVDAAVPLGHAIGEQETPRSRA, from the coding sequence ATGGTCTACCGACGGAAGGTGCAGGTGACGGGCGGGGGGACGTTCCTCGTGACCTTGCCCAAGGAGTGGGCGGATGCGATGGGCATTGCCCAGGGCAGCACCGTGCTCCTCGTCCCCAACGATTCCGGGGCACTGCTCCTCGTCCCCGCCGGGACGCGGGAGAAGAATCGGTGCGCGATCCCCATGAACGGGCGCGAACCCGTCCACCTCCAGCGGGACATCATCGCCCGCTACATCGCCGGCTACGACGTGATCGAGGTGATCGGCGATCGGATCCGGCCCGAAGAGCGGCGGATGGTGCGGGAGATCGCCCAGTCCCTGGTGGGCCTGGAGGTGCTCGGGGAGACCCAAGGGGCGGTGGTCCTGCACTCGGTGGTCAACGTGCGGGACTTCCCGGTGGACCAGACGATCCGCCGCATCTTCGCGATCACCCTGGCGATGTGGGACGACGCGGTGGCCGCGTGCACGGCCCGGGATGAGGAGCTGGCCCGGGACGTGGCCGAACGGGACGGGGACGTGGATCGGCTGGTGCTCCTCGTGGCCCGCCAGTTCGGGCTCCTCCTGCGGGACCTCCTCGTGGAGGAGGAGCTGAAGTTGTCGCGGTTTCAGTTCCATCACTACCAGGCGGTGGCCGACCAGCTGGAGCGGGTGGCCGACCACGCGGTGAAGGTGTCCCGGGCCGCCCTAAGCCTGGCCGCGGAGCTCCTCCCGGCGGTCGGGGATCGGGTGCGGCAAGCGGCCGCGGCGTCGCGGGAGATCCTGACCGGGGCGGTGCGGGCGTTCGAGGGCCGGGACGTGCCCCTCGCCAACCGGGTGCTCGCCGAGAAGGAGCGCAAGGACACGCTCGCCGGTTGGGCCCAGGCTGCGATCCGGGAGCAGCCGGAGAACGCCCACCCGATCAGCATCGTCATGGACAGCCTCCTCCGCAGCCGCGAGTACGGGTTCAACATCGCCGAGATCGCCGTGGACGCCGCCGTCCCGTTGGGCCACGCGATCGGGGAACAGGAAACCCCGCGGTCGCGGGCCTGA
- a CDS encoding WD40 repeat domain-containing protein encodes MRGWWRAVVFGTVATLVGHALAVALPAGAVAEWKLPWLSDLAFSPDGRFLAVATVGGVNLYHGETWEHAGTFAVPGGQAYALAFAPNGELLAAGAWNEVRVWNVEDRDLIFTLSGPFGNVFALAFSPSAPYLAVGGADGSVRVWDFGSGEAVWVTQTHTTSARGVAFAPDGALLASGGADQAILWDVSTGEIVHAFPGRAWDVAFSPDGYFLAVGAGKVVKLWDTAVALPYREMWGQDGHTGCVFAVAFSPDGRLVASGSLDETVRVWDPEAGEVLHLLAGHAAAVEGVSFSPDGALLASGSGDGSVVVWDMAALPPFAP; translated from the coding sequence ATGAGGGGATGGTGGCGGGCGGTTGTGTTTGGCACGGTGGCTACGCTCGTTGGGCACGCGCTGGCGGTGGCGCTCCCCGCGGGAGCGGTGGCGGAGTGGAAGCTTCCTTGGTTGAGCGATCTCGCGTTCTCACCCGACGGCCGGTTCCTCGCCGTGGCCACGGTCGGCGGGGTCAACCTGTACCACGGTGAGACCTGGGAGCACGCCGGCACGTTCGCCGTCCCCGGGGGCCAGGCCTATGCCCTGGCCTTCGCCCCGAACGGGGAGCTCCTCGCCGCCGGGGCATGGAACGAGGTCCGGGTGTGGAACGTGGAGGACAGGGACTTGATCTTTACCCTCTCCGGCCCTTTCGGGAACGTGTTCGCCCTCGCGTTCTCGCCGTCCGCCCCGTACCTGGCAGTGGGAGGGGCGGACGGGTCGGTCCGGGTGTGGGACTTCGGTTCGGGGGAGGCGGTTTGGGTCACCCAGACCCACACCACTTCGGCGCGGGGCGTCGCGTTTGCCCCGGACGGGGCCCTCCTCGCGTCCGGCGGTGCTGATCAGGCCATCCTCTGGGACGTGAGCACCGGGGAGATCGTCCACGCCTTCCCCGGCCGGGCATGGGACGTGGCCTTCTCCCCCGACGGGTACTTCCTGGCGGTGGGGGCGGGGAAGGTGGTCAAGCTGTGGGACACCGCGGTAGCCCTGCCCTACCGCGAAATGTGGGGCCAGGACGGACACACCGGCTGTGTGTTCGCGGTCGCGTTCTCCCCGGACGGGCGGCTCGTCGCCTCCGGCTCCCTCGACGAGACGGTGCGGGTGTGGGATCCCGAGGCGGGTGAGGTTCTCCACCTGCTCGCCGGGCACGCGGCGGCGGTGGAGGGGGTCAGCTTCTCCCCCGACGGGGCGCTTCTGGCGAGCGGATCGGGCGACGGCTCCGTGGTCGTGTGGGACATGGCCGCCCTCCCGCCGTTCGCGCCGTAG
- a CDS encoding phosphate ABC transporter substrate-binding protein has protein sequence MRTGVKLAVGALLVVAALGLAGAAQSLVIKGSTTVLPIAQLIAEEFAAIHPTAVISVQGGGSGTGIAALIDGTTHIATSSRAMKPSEWEKAVANEVYPYHWLVANDALAVVVHPTNPVSRITFAQLRAIYTGEIRNWKDLGSRDQPIVVVSRDTASGTFESFKELVLENKEVTAPVALFQPSNAAVAETVGRTPGAIGYVGLGYLNPTLKALPVARDAGGPFLEPTPDAVVAGIYPIARPLFMITNGFPTGLILEFIMFVLSDRGQRTVEEAGFVPIRKICG, from the coding sequence GTGCGTACCGGAGTGAAGTTGGCAGTCGGGGCGCTGCTCGTCGTGGCCGCGCTCGGCCTGGCCGGCGCTGCCCAGTCGCTGGTGATCAAGGGCTCCACCACCGTTCTTCCCATCGCCCAGCTCATCGCCGAGGAGTTCGCCGCCATCCACCCCACGGCGGTCATCTCCGTCCAGGGCGGGGGGTCGGGCACGGGCATCGCCGCCCTCATCGACGGGACCACCCACATCGCCACCTCCTCCCGGGCGATGAAGCCCTCAGAGTGGGAGAAGGCCGTGGCGAACGAGGTCTACCCCTACCACTGGCTCGTGGCCAACGACGCTCTCGCGGTGGTCGTCCACCCCACCAACCCCGTCTCCCGCATCACGTTCGCCCAGCTCCGGGCCATCTACACGGGCGAGATCCGCAACTGGAAGGACCTCGGCAGCCGTGACCAGCCCATCGTCGTCGTGTCCCGCGACACCGCGTCGGGCACGTTCGAGTCGTTCAAGGAGCTCGTCCTCGAGAACAAAGAGGTGACCGCCCCTGTCGCCTTGTTCCAGCCGTCCAACGCTGCCGTGGCGGAGACGGTGGGGCGGACCCCAGGTGCCATCGGCTACGTCGGCCTGGGGTACCTCAACCCAACCCTGAAGGCCCTCCCGGTGGCCCGTGATGCAGGGGGGCCGTTCCTCGAGCCCACCCCCGATGCCGTGGTCGCCGGGATCTACCCCATCGCCCGCCCCCTGTTCATGATCACGAACGGGTTCCCCACGGGGCTCATCCTCGAGTTCATCATGTTCGTGCTCTCCGACCGGGGGCAGCGCACCGTGGAGGAGGCGGGTTTCGTCCCCATCCGCAAGATCTGTGGTTGA
- the phoU gene encoding phosphate signaling complex protein PhoU encodes MVREQYQRELAELRQATVAMGELVAERLKTGLSLLRNPDPEVVQALVAGDDEVDAQYLDIERRCVDLLALQQPVAGDLRLITASFKISTDIERIADLALNLGQYACDLHLNLQFLPDRDLFFQLGEQALAMLRDSLAAYRDRDAARAEAVVHADDRADRLFWQLTHHLIEHLMRTSRTCDAFPEGLATSAIGLLLAIRDLERVADHAVNIAARTVYMIEARSNHI; translated from the coding sequence ATGGTGCGCGAGCAGTACCAAAGAGAGCTTGCGGAGCTCCGGCAGGCCACGGTGGCGATGGGGGAGCTGGTGGCGGAGCGGCTCAAGACCGGCCTTTCGCTCTTGCGGAACCCCGATCCGGAGGTGGTCCAGGCCCTGGTGGCCGGGGATGACGAGGTGGACGCCCAGTACCTGGACATCGAGCGCCGCTGTGTGGATCTCCTGGCCCTGCAGCAGCCGGTGGCCGGGGACCTGCGGCTGATCACGGCCTCGTTCAAGATCTCCACGGACATCGAGCGGATCGCCGACCTCGCCCTCAACCTGGGCCAATACGCGTGCGACCTCCACCTGAACCTTCAGTTCCTTCCCGACCGCGACCTGTTCTTCCAACTTGGGGAGCAAGCCCTGGCCATGCTCCGCGATAGCCTGGCCGCGTACCGGGACCGCGACGCGGCCCGGGCCGAGGCGGTGGTCCACGCGGACGACCGGGCGGACCGGCTGTTCTGGCAGCTCACCCACCACCTGATCGAGCACCTGATGCGGACCTCGCGGACCTGTGACGCGTTCCCCGAGGGGCTTGCCACCAGCGCCATCGGGCTCCTGTTGGCGATCCGGGATCTGGAGAGGGTGGCCGATCACGCGGTGAACATTGCGGCCCGCACCGTGTACATGATCGAGGCCCGCTCCAACCACATTTGA
- a CDS encoding methyltransferase domain-containing protein, whose amino-acid sequence MSIEAWIRSHVELEPTSSAELRYQRMVWQVAEPLPGVHRPADPARPFDWVDAAQIGAFLAALAGARRVLDLGTGDGWPGLPLARHLPQVVAVDPAPRRAALAQENARRLGLPNVEVHTAPAEHLPFPDGSFDGVASATAIEQCGDPRAALREAYRVLRPGGRLAATFEDLRAELGAPVEEEAELYLEDEVGVYRLVHRSLSPLREAEYELRFRASTAVRRTAEALGPVPTFRAAPDEPGLRRVTPDDPGLGIPFLETALGDLLSGRYFELAHRTPEETIALVEEAGFVHVQAFGNIARPARAFFLALADAGLLPVLAAHMDGIALAFGRLYPHVPVGGTSVFFLVATKPRG is encoded by the coding sequence ATGTCCATCGAGGCCTGGATCCGCAGCCACGTCGAGCTCGAGCCCACGAGCTCGGCCGAGCTCCGCTACCAACGGATGGTGTGGCAGGTGGCGGAGCCCCTGCCCGGGGTGCACCGCCCGGCCGATCCGGCGCGGCCGTTCGACTGGGTGGATGCGGCACAGATCGGCGCGTTCCTCGCCGCCCTCGCTGGCGCCCGGCGCGTCCTCGACCTGGGCACCGGCGATGGCTGGCCGGGGCTCCCGCTCGCCCGGCACCTCCCGCAGGTGGTGGCGGTGGACCCGGCGCCCCGCCGGGCCGCCCTCGCCCAGGAGAACGCGCGGCGCCTGGGGCTCCCGAATGTGGAGGTACATACGGCCCCAGCGGAGCATCTGCCCTTCCCCGACGGAAGCTTCGACGGGGTGGCTTCCGCCACGGCCATCGAGCAGTGCGGGGATCCGCGCGCCGCCCTCCGGGAGGCCTATCGGGTCCTGCGCCCTGGGGGGCGGCTGGCGGCCACGTTCGAGGACCTGCGGGCCGAGCTGGGGGCCCCGGTGGAGGAGGAGGCTGAGCTATACCTTGAGGACGAGGTCGGAGTGTACCGGCTCGTCCACCGGTCCCTGTCCCCGCTCAGGGAAGCCGAGTACGAGCTGCGCTTTCGGGCGAGCACCGCAGTGCGCCGGACGGCGGAGGCCCTGGGCCCGGTGCCCACGTTCCGCGCCGCCCCGGACGAACCCGGCCTGCGCCGGGTGACCCCGGACGACCCGGGGCTGGGGATCCCGTTCCTGGAAACCGCGCTCGGGGATCTCCTGTCCGGGCGGTACTTCGAGCTCGCCCACCGCACGCCGGAGGAAACCATCGCGCTCGTGGAGGAAGCCGGGTTCGTGCACGTGCAGGCGTTTGGGAACATCGCCCGGCCAGCGAGGGCCTTCTTCTTGGCGTTGGCCGACGCCGGGCTCCTGCCGGTCCTGGCCGCGCACATGGACGGGATCGCCCTCGCCTTCGGCCGGCTGTACCCGCACGTGCCCGTGGGCGGCACCAGCGTGTTCTTCCTCGTGGCGACGAAGCCGCGGGGCTAA
- the pstB gene encoding phosphate ABC transporter ATP-binding protein PstB, with translation MVTVNAARVERTLAQVQDVAFGVRNLSFYYGREQVLRDVTLDIPRRRVTAVVGPSGCGKSTFLRVLNRLYELVPGARAQGEVWFSGVNILDPKVDVVELRRRIGMVFQKPNPFPKSVYENVAYGPRIHGVRRRAQLDEIVERALRRAALWDEVKGKLRRSAFDLSGGQQQRLCIARALAMEPEVLLMDEPTSALDPTATARIEDLIAQLKADYTVVIVTHNMQQAARTSDLAAVFLTGGVMVEYDVTKKIFENPTNKLVEDYVTGKFG, from the coding sequence ATGGTGACCGTGAACGCAGCCCGCGTGGAGCGCACGCTGGCGCAGGTGCAGGACGTGGCGTTTGGGGTGCGGAACCTCTCGTTCTACTACGGCCGAGAGCAGGTCCTGCGGGACGTGACCTTGGACATCCCCCGCCGCCGGGTCACGGCGGTGGTGGGGCCGTCGGGGTGCGGGAAGTCCACGTTCCTCCGGGTCCTGAACCGCCTGTACGAGCTCGTCCCCGGGGCGCGGGCCCAAGGGGAGGTGTGGTTTTCAGGGGTGAACATCCTCGACCCCAAGGTGGACGTGGTCGAGCTGCGGCGCCGAATCGGGATGGTGTTCCAGAAGCCAAACCCGTTCCCGAAGTCGGTGTACGAGAACGTGGCCTACGGCCCCCGGATCCACGGGGTGCGCCGGCGGGCGCAGCTCGACGAGATCGTGGAGCGGGCGCTGCGCCGGGCTGCCCTCTGGGACGAGGTCAAGGGGAAACTCAGGCGAAGCGCGTTCGACCTCTCCGGGGGCCAGCAGCAGAGGCTCTGCATCGCCCGGGCCCTGGCCATGGAGCCGGAGGTCCTCCTCATGGATGAGCCGACCAGCGCCTTGGACCCCACCGCCACCGCCAGGATCGAGGACCTGATCGCTCAGCTCAAGGCGGACTACACGGTGGTCATCGTCACCCACAACATGCAGCAGGCGGCGCGGACGAGCGACCTGGCGGCGGTGTTCCTCACCGGTGGGGTGATGGTGGAGTACGATGTCACCAAGAAGATCTTCGAGAACCCGACGAACAAGCTGGTTGAGGACTACGTGACGGGCAAGTTCGGGTGA
- a CDS encoding GNAT family N-acetyltransferase, with the protein MLYGERVRLRQIEREDIPTFVRWFNDPEVRQFLVMYEPMSRAKEERWFAAQLERRDEFLYAIEAQVDGSWVHIGNLGLHRVDWKNRTAVFGIVLGEKAYWGQGYGSEAARVLLRFAFQELNLHRVELEVFAFNARAIRCYEKAGFRHEGTRRHAFFRDGRYHDVHVMSILREEFLAEERGSGRR; encoded by the coding sequence ATGCTGTACGGAGAACGGGTACGGCTGCGCCAGATCGAGCGGGAGGACATCCCCACCTTCGTGCGGTGGTTCAACGACCCCGAGGTGCGCCAGTTCCTCGTCATGTACGAGCCCATGTCCCGGGCCAAGGAGGAGCGCTGGTTTGCGGCCCAGCTCGAGCGGCGGGACGAGTTCCTGTACGCCATCGAGGCTCAGGTGGACGGGAGTTGGGTGCACATCGGGAACCTGGGTCTGCACAGAGTGGACTGGAAGAACCGGACGGCCGTGTTCGGGATCGTGCTTGGGGAGAAGGCGTACTGGGGACAGGGCTACGGCAGCGAGGCCGCCCGTGTCCTCCTGCGGTTCGCGTTCCAGGAGCTCAACCTGCACCGGGTGGAGCTGGAGGTGTTCGCGTTCAACGCCCGCGCCATCAGGTGCTACGAGAAGGCCGGGTTCCGCCACGAGGGCACACGACGCCACGCGTTCTTCCGCGACGGCCGCTACCACGACGTGCATGTGATGTCCATCCTGCGCGAGGAGTTCCTCGCCGAGGAAAGGGGATCCGGCCGGCGATGA
- the pstA gene encoding phosphate ABC transporter permease PstA translates to MSRKVSQRLAFSLLGLAALGVLVALGAVLAFIAARGASALSWEFLTAFPRRGMTEGGICPALVGTFYLVLGTVIVALPLGVGAAIYLAEYAQDRTWTRIVRIGISNLAAVPSIVFGLFGLAFFVKALGLGVCILSGSLTLALLVLPLIIRASEEALRAVPWEFREGAYALGARRWQVVRTVVIPAAIPGILTGAILAVGRAAGETAPIMFTAAAFYTPRLPRSPLDEVMALPYHLYVMATESTAFWRTRHLQYGTALVLVGLVLALYLWAAVWRARIRKGKRW, encoded by the coding sequence ATGAGCCGGAAGGTGAGCCAGCGGCTCGCGTTTTCGCTCCTGGGATTGGCCGCCCTCGGGGTGCTGGTGGCGCTGGGGGCGGTCCTCGCGTTCATCGCCGCCCGGGGGGCGTCGGCCCTGTCCTGGGAGTTCCTCACCGCGTTCCCCCGGCGGGGGATGACCGAAGGCGGGATCTGCCCGGCCCTGGTGGGCACGTTCTACCTGGTGCTGGGCACGGTGATCGTGGCGCTCCCGCTCGGGGTGGGGGCGGCGATCTACCTGGCGGAGTACGCCCAAGACCGCACTTGGACCCGGATCGTGCGCATCGGGATTAGCAACCTGGCCGCGGTGCCGTCCATCGTGTTCGGCCTGTTCGGCCTGGCGTTCTTCGTCAAGGCCCTGGGCCTTGGCGTGTGCATCCTGTCCGGGTCGCTGACGCTGGCGCTTCTTGTGTTACCGCTCATCATCCGGGCCTCGGAGGAGGCCCTGCGCGCCGTGCCGTGGGAGTTCCGGGAAGGGGCGTATGCCCTGGGAGCCAGGCGATGGCAGGTGGTGCGCACGGTGGTGATCCCGGCGGCCATCCCCGGGATCCTCACCGGCGCCATCCTCGCCGTGGGGCGAGCGGCAGGGGAGACGGCCCCGATCATGTTCACCGCCGCCGCGTTCTACACGCCGCGCCTCCCCCGGAGCCCCTTGGACGAAGTGATGGCCCTTCCCTACCACCTGTACGTGATGGCCACCGAGAGCACGGCGTTCTGGCGGACCCGCCACCTCCAGTACGGCACCGCCCTCGTTCTCGTGGGGCTTGTGCTGGCCCTGTACCTGTGGGCCGCGGTGTGGCGGGCCCGGATCCGAAAGGGGAAGCGATGGTGA
- a CDS encoding sugar phosphate isomerase/epimerase — protein MSRTRILASSLAFHPELPDRTLAQAAEAGFDGVEFLCEPPWHPAGWRAGLVRAVRAAARGLALSVHAPVADVNLMSPHPRVRALAEEEVAATLALAAALGAGSVTFHLGYRPAMGTAHDPPWPEALAAAERLRDHAHALGVDLCLENDPKLPGAYLWDLARFREVLEDLGLWGTLDLGHAWLAHGAAALDHLPSLLPALRVVHLHDNRGTGDEHLALGEGTVDLTRAWAVLSRVPVAVIEVKDLDGLRRSRERLPR, from the coding sequence TTGTCGCGGACGCGCATCTTGGCATCGTCGCTCGCGTTCCACCCTGAGCTGCCGGACCGGACGCTGGCCCAGGCGGCAGAAGCGGGGTTCGACGGGGTGGAGTTCCTGTGCGAGCCGCCTTGGCATCCCGCGGGCTGGCGGGCAGGCCTCGTCCGGGCGGTGCGGGCCGCGGCCCGCGGCCTCGCCCTGTCCGTACACGCCCCGGTGGCGGACGTGAACTTGATGTCCCCCCACCCACGGGTGCGGGCCCTGGCCGAGGAGGAGGTGGCGGCGACGCTGGCCCTGGCCGCCGCGCTCGGCGCGGGGTCGGTCACGTTCCACTTGGGGTACCGACCGGCGATGGGCACCGCCCACGATCCTCCGTGGCCGGAGGCCCTGGCCGCCGCCGAACGGCTGCGGGACCACGCCCACGCCCTCGGGGTCGACCTGTGCCTGGAGAACGATCCCAAGCTCCCTGGGGCTTACCTCTGGGACCTTGCCCGGTTCCGGGAGGTGCTTGAGGACCTAGGCCTGTGGGGGACCCTGGACCTCGGCCACGCTTGGCTCGCCCATGGCGCGGCGGCCTTGGACCATCTTCCTTCCTTGCTCCCGGCGTTGCGCGTGGTCCACCTCCACGACAACCGCGGCACGGGCGACGAGCACCTCGCGCTCGGGGAAGGCACCGTGGACCTAACCCGGGCATGGGCGGTCCTATCGCGCGTCCCGGTCGCGGTGATCGAGGTCAAGGACCTGGACGGCCTCCGCCGCAGCCGGGAACGCCTCCCCCGCTGA